In Pseudomonas sp. Q1-7, the genomic window TCCTGGAGCGCCGCCACGGCTGCTTTATCGATGGCCAGTGGGTGCTGCCGGAAGGTCCGACGACCCCGGTGCTGAACCCCGCCACGGGGGAAACCATCGCCGCGGTGCCGGACGTGCCGCTGGTGTACCTGGAGCAGGCCGTGCAGTCGGCCCACAAGGCGTTCAAGTCCCGCGTCTGGTCCGGCCTGCGTCCGGCCGACCGCGAGCGCATCCTGCTGCGCTTCACCGCCCTGGTGGAAGCGCACGCCGAAGAGCTGGCCCAGTTGGAAACCCTGAGCCAGGGCAAGTCCATCAACATCTCGCGCATGCTGGATGTGGGCGCCACGGTCGAGTTCATGCGCTACATGTCCGGCTGGGCCACCAAGATCGAAGGCCAGACCCTGGACGTGTCCATCCCGATCCCGCCGGGCTCGCGTTTCACGGCTTTCGCCCGTCGTGAGCCGGTGGGCGTGGTGGCCGGCATCGTGCCGTGGAACTTCCCGCTGATGATCACCACCTGGAAGCTGATGCCGGCCCTGGCCTGCGGCTGCACCGTGGTCATCAAGCCCGCCAGCGAAACCCCGCTGACCGCCCTGCGCCTGGCCGAGCTGGCCGTCGAGGCGGGCATCCCGGCCGGCGTGTTCAACGTCATCACCGGCGGCGGCAGCACCGTCGGCAACGCCCTGGCTTCGCACCCACTGATCAGCAAGGTGTCCTTCACCGGCTCCACCGCGGTGGGCAAGAGCGTCGGCGTGGCCTGCATGCAACACATGACCCGCTTCGCCCTGGAGCTGGGTGGCAAGAACCCGATGATCCTGCTGGAAGACGCCGACGTGGAGAAGGCGATGCAGGGTGCGCTGCTCGGCGGCCTGCTGAACAACGGCCAGGTCTGCGCCGCAGCCTCGCGCTTCTATGTGCACCAGTCCATCTACGAGCAGTTCGTCGAGGGCCTGGCCGCGGCGGTGAAGGGGCTGTCCATCGGCCCGGGCATGGACCAGGAAGCGGCGATCAACCCGCTGGTGTCGTTCAAGCAGCAGCAGAACGTGCTCAGGCACATCGACCTGGCCCGCCAGGAAGGCGCCCGCGTGGTGGCCGGTGGCGAGCGCCTGGACGGCGACGGCTTCTTCGTCCAGCCCACTGTGCTGGCGGATGTGAACCACGCGATGACCGTGGCCCGCGAAGAGGTGTTCGGTCCGGTGCTGTCGGTGATTCCCTTCACCGACGAAGACGCCATGATCGAACTGGCCAACGACAGTCCCTACGGCCTGGCCGCCAGCCTCTGGACCAACGACCTGTCCAAGGCGATGAACCTGGTGCCGCGCATCGAGGCCGGCACCGTCTGGGTCAACGCCCACGTGCTGCTGGACCCGAACATGCCGTTCGGCGGCGTCAAGCAATCCGGCATGGGCCGCGAGTTCGGCCGCGCCGTGATCGAGGCCTATACCGAGCTGAAGTCGGTGTGCATCGCCCACTGATCCTGAACCCTCGATTTCCGGCAGGCGCCTTCACGCCTGCCGGTCTTTTTGGTTCACGCTGATCCGCCCGGCACTTCGCTGGACGACCTGAGCAGAGACGGTGCGCTGACGATCCGTCGTCATCGGCGCGGAAGCCTCGACCGGCGAAAGTCGGCGTGCAGGCGGGGGCGGCGCATTCAGCGGATGGCGACCGGGTTGACGTTGACCTGGGTGGAGCCGACGTACAGCGGTTGGCCGAGCACGAACAGGAACTCCCAGGCCTGGTCGCGCACCAGCGCACGGCTGTCGATCAGTTCCAGGTTGTAGATGCCGCGCTTGGCGAGCATGTACTGGTTGACCGGGAACTCGTCCTTGCCCTGCGGGTTCGGATAAACCTCCGAGGCCCAGGTGTCACCGCCGAAGGCGACGATGCCCTGGTCGGCCAGCCACTTCGCGGCCTCCATCCCGATGCCCGGTTCCACGCCGAGGAATTGCTCGTTGTCCTTGCCGATCAGCTCCAGCCAGCCGGTGTTGAACAGCACCACATCCCCCTTGCGCAAGGCCAGACCTTGCTTCTTCAGCACCGCCTGGATGTCGGCCACGCTGAACTCCGTGCCGCCCGGGACGATGGCCTTGCCGTAGTGCGCGGTCATGTCCAGCACCACTCCACGCGTCACCATCGGCGGTACTTTCTCGACGCCGAGCCGGGTGACGCCATCGACGGTCACGAAATCGGCGGCCCTGTTGCCGTTGTAGTAGAGGTTGTCGATGCCGATGTGGCCGATCCCATTGAGCTGGGTGCCAACGCCGGTCCAGGCGTTCACCAGTTCATCGTTGAACGTGAACTTGTTAGGCCCCAGCGACTTGCCGGCCTGCTGCCCGACCTGCACGTTGTACAGGCGGAAGCTGCGATGGCGGAACGCTGGAAGGTTCTTGTCCACGGGTACGGCCAGCGGATACGTCTTACCCACCTTGACCAGTCCGACCGCCTGCCTAACCACATCCGGGGTCAGCAGGTTGGCGGCGCCGATCTCATCCTCCGGACCGTAGGCGGAGGGATACCAGCCGGACGCTGAAGCGGCCTGCATGGCAAGCGGCAGCAGGGCCGCCAGGGCGAATCTCGAAAAGGTCTTCATGAGGTATCTCCTGTGTTCCTTCAGGCCGCGTTGGCGGCCAGATGGATGAAGGTGGCGTAAGGCGTCGAGGCCGATGCTGAATCCAGTAGGCGAGAGCGGGACGGCATCGGTCCTCAATCCCAGCGGGGGGACAGGCCCTTGGGGTCGACCTCGCGCCCGTTGCGTTCCAGCCGCGCGATCCTGGCCATGTCGTCGGCGTCCAGGCGCAGTTCGCGGGCCAGCAGGTTGCTGGCCAGGTTCTCGCGCCTGGTCGAGGAGGGAATCACTGCGTGGCCCAGTTGCAGCGCCCAGGCCAGCGCCACCTGGGCGATGGTGGCCTGGTGCTTGTCGGCGATCTGCGCCAGCTCCGGGTCCTGGAGGACCTTGCCGTAGGCCAGGGTCATATAGGAGGTGACGGCGATGCCCTGTTCTTCCAGGAAGGCAACCAGTTTGCGGCTCTGCAAGTAGGGGCTGAGTTCGATCTGGTTGGTGGCGATCTCGCCCTTGCCGACCGCGGCGATGGCCTGCCTGGTCAGTTCGATATTGAAGTTGGAGAGACCGATCTGGCGGGTCAGGCCCAGCGCCTTGGCTTCGGCCAGCGCGGCCATGTATTCGGCCAGCTCGACGCCGTTGCCCGGCGCCGGCCAGTGGATCAGCGTCAGGTCCACGTACTCGGTGCGCAGCTTCTTCAGGCTCTCGCGCAGGCTGGGAACCAGCTTGTTCCGGGCGTAGTTGTCCGTCCAGATCTTGGTGGTGATGAACAGCTCGGAACGTTCGATGCCGCTCTCGGCGATGGCTTGGCCGATCTCGGCCTCATTGCCGTAGATCTGAGCGGTATCGACCGCGCGGTAGCCGAGGTCCAGTGCATGACGCAGCGAATCAATGACAGTCTGGCCGGTCAGCCGGAAGGTGCCGACGCCGAAGGGAGGAACACGCATGAGGGACTCCTGCGAAGGGTGAGGGAATGTGACGGTTGTGGTCAGGCGAGAGCGGGCCCGGGCGAGGCCGCGCGCCGATCCAGACGGCCGGACAAGGCCGTGAGCCCCAAGGCAGCCAGCGTCACGACCGCGGCGATCCACGGAGCCTGGGCCAGGCCGGTCAGCGCGTTCAGGATCGGCGCGCCGATGGCGACGCCGAGCGCACAGAGGCTGACCAGAAGGCCGGCGGAGGGCAGTGAGACGCCGAGATCGGCGGCGATGGTCGGGATCAGGCCGGCGATGGCGAATTCGGTCGTACCGATGGCGAAGGCCGCCAGGGTCAGGGCGAGCAGTGCAAGGGGCATGGCTGCGATCCGGTGAGTTAAGCAGTGGTTCGCAGTGTGCGGGGATTACATTTGCAGATTAAGCGCTGTATCGGCCAAATTTATTTGATTAAAAATCAAGAATATGGGCGGCTGGTGTCGTTGTTCTGCGGGCAGACGCCCGACGTGCGCCACTGCAGGCGAAGCGATTCGGCGCAGGAAGACGTCAAAAATTCTGCGATCTGCACCGTCCCAGTGCTGAAAGTCTTGCGGATTCCAGCGCTGGACTAAGCTTTCGGCAGTCCCCGACCGAAGGTCCGTCCCATGAGCGAACCCCTCCTCAGCTTCGACGAACTCAAGAAGGCCGTTGCCAGCGGCGAGATCGATACGGTGCTGGCCTGCATGGTGGACATGCAGGGGCGATTGGTGGGCAAGCGGTTCCAGGCCGAGTTCTTCGTCGACAGCGCCTTCGAGGAAACCCACTGCTGCAACTACCTGCTGGCCGACGACATCGACATGGAGCCGGTGCCGGGCTACGCCGCCGCCAGCTGGAGCAAGGGTTACGGCGACTTCGTGCTGAAACCGGACATGGGCACCCTGCGTCGGGTGCCCTGGCTGGAATGCACGGCCCTGGTGCTCTGCGATGTGCTCGACCATCACCACCGCGAAGACCTGCCCCACAGCCCGCGGGCCATTCTCCGCAAGCAGGTGGCGCGGCTGGCCGAACGCGGCTATGTCGGCATGTTCGCCTCGGAGCTGGAGTTCTACCTCTTCGACGAGAGCTACGAGGCCATCCACCGGCGCAACTACAGCCATCCGAAGACCGCGTCGCACTACATCGAGGACTACAGCATCCTCCAGACCACCCGCGAGGAGCCGGTGCTGCGCGCCATCCGCAAGCACCTGCAGGCCTGCGGCGTGCCGGTGGAGAATTCGAAAGGGGAGTGGGGACCGGGGCAGGAGGAGATCAACGTCCGCTACGCCGACGCGCTGACCATGGCCGACCGCCATGTACTGATCAAGCACGCCTGCAAGGAGATTGCCCACCAGCAGGGCAAGTCCATCACCTTCATGGCCAAGTGGCGCTACGACCTGGCCGGCTCCAGCTGCCATGTGCACAGCTCGCTGTGGGACAAGCGCGGTAAAAAGCCGCTGTTCTTCGACGGCCGGAACGAGTTCGGCATGTCGAAGCTGATGCGCGGCTGGGTCGCCGGCCAGCTCAGCTACGCCAGCGAGATCACCTATTTCCTCGCGCCCTACATCAACTCCTACAAGCGCTTCCAGGCCGGCACCTTCGCCCCGACGCGAGCGGTATGGAGCCGCGACAACCGCACCGCCGGCTTCCGCCTCTGCGCCGAGGGCAGCAAGTCGGTACGCATCGAGTGCCGCATCGGTGGCGCTGACCTGAATCCCTACCTGGCTTTCGCCGCGTTGATCGCCGCAGGGTTGGCCGGCATCGATGAGCAGCTCGAACTGGGCAAGCCGTTCGAAGGCGATGCCTACATCGACGATCAGTTGCCAGAGGTGGACAAGACCCTGCGCGACGCCACCGCCGCCCTCAAGGGCTCAGTCATGTTGCGCAAGGCCTTCGGCGACGAGGTGGTCGATCACTACGTGCACACCGCCGAGTGGGAGCAGAAGGAATACGACCGGCGCATCACCGACTGGGAGTTGCAGCGCGGTTTCGAGCGCTATTGAGACGGACGGTGCTGTCGCGCCTGACGGCGCTCCGCAGGGTGGACCGGTGTCGCCTGGTCCACCCGAACGCTCCAGCCTCGGCGTGGATGACTTTTTTCATTCACCCAAGACGCCGAGGGGGGCTCCTCAGAGCTTGATCAGCACCGACTTCAGCTCGGTGTAATGTTCGATGGCTGCCGCGCCCATCTCGCGACCGACGCCGGAGAGCTTGTAGCCGCCGAAGGGCAGGGCCGGGTCGAGGGCGCTGTGGCAGTTGACCCACACCGAGCCGGACTTGATGCGCGGCACCATGCGGTGCACCGCCGAGAGGTCGTTGGACCAGATGCTGGCGCCCAGGCCGTAGGGGTTGTCGTTGGCCAGGCGCACCGCCTCGTCGAGGTCGTCGAAGGGCATGGCCACCAGCACCGGGCCGAAGATTTCTTCCTGCACCAGGCGGTGTCTTTGGTCGACGTCGACGATCACCGTCGGCTTGACGAAGTAGCCGGGACCGAAGCCTTCGCCGCCGCAGGCGATGGTGGCGCCCAGTTCGCGGCCCAGTTCGATGTAGCCGGTGACGCGGTCCTGCTGCTTGGCGGAGATCAGCGGGCCCATCTGTACGCTGGGGTCCAGGCCGTTGCCCAGTTTCATGCCGTTGGCGATGCCGGCGATGTCGGCAACCACGTTGTCGAAATGCTTGCGGTGCACGTAGAGACGCGAGCCGGCGCAGCAGACCTGGCCCTGGTTGAAGAAGATCGCGGTGGCGGCGCCGGCGGCGGCTTCCTGCAGGTTGGCGTCGGGCATGACGATGGTCGGCGACTTGCCACCCAGTTCCAGGGTCACGCGGGTCATGTTGTCCATGGCCGCCTTGCCGATCTGTTTGCCGACCTCGGTGGAGCCGGTGAAGGTCAGCTTGTCCACGCCGGGGTGGCGGGTGAGGGCGACGCCGGCATTGAGGCCGGTGCCGGTGACCACGTTGAACACCCCAGCCGGGTAGCCTGCCTCCAGCACCAACTCGGCCAGCTTGAGGGCGGTCAGCGGGGTTTCGTCGGCGGGCTTCAGCACCAGGGTGCAGCCGGTGGCCAGGGCCGGGCCGAGCTTCCAGCAGGCCAGCAACAGGGGGAAGTTCCAGGCGACGATGGCGCCGACCACGCCCACCGCCTCGCGGCGGATGTAGCCGTGGAACTGGTCATTGGGCATCAGCGGCAGGGACGGATCGACCGTGGTCCCTTCGATTTTGGTGGCCCAGCCGGCCATGTAGCGAAGGAAGTCGATGGCCAGTTGCACGTCCATCACCTGGGCCACGGCGGCGCTCTTGCCGTTGTTCAGGCATTCCAGCTCGGCCAGTTCCTGGGCGTCGCGCTCCATCAGGTCGGCCAGGCGCCACAGCAGGTTCTGCCGTTCGCGCGGACGCATGCGGCTCCAGGCCGAGTCGTCGAAGGCCTGGCGGGCCGCCTGCACGGCACGGTCCACGTCATCGGCCGTGGCGGAGGGCACCTCGCCGAGGACTTCACCGGTGGCCGGGTTGCGGAATCTCATGGTGGCGCCGCTGGCGGCGTCCTGCCATTCGGAGCCGACCAGCATCTTCAGCGGGCGATTGAGGAAGGCGCGGGTCTGGGGAAGGACGGGCAGATCGAGGAGCATGGGAAGTGCCTCTGTTCGTTGGAGTTGTTCCCCACTTTCGCAACCGCCATGCCAAGGCCGTTTTTACCTTGTAACCAATTGATTGATAAACATTTTGTGGGGCATTCCGCGGGGTTCTCCCACGCTGCGCTGTTGCAGTTTGAGACGGCCTGAGACGCGTCTGGAACAGTGGCGCCGTCTACCTTTGTCAGGGAACTCCGGCCCAGTCTCAGCCTGGAACAGTCTGTCGCGAAATTAGACGGCGGGGCCCTTGGCCAACATCCCCCTCAGGTCGGAGTTTTTAGAATAAGCCGTTGTAATAAAAGGACTTTCATCGGCATGGCACACATTATGTATTTGCCGTGACAGCTGCACCCGCTCCGCCGTGGGGTGCAAACCATAAGAACAACACCGTGGAGGTCTGACCTTGAAGACGACTCGACTCCGGCAGCACGCGGGCACCCTGGCACTGGCCATGGCGTCCCTGGTGTTCGCCCAGGCCCAGGCAGCGGAGGAGGGGCCGGCCCTCCTCAAGTCCAAGTGCATGGGTTGCCACATCCCCGAGGGCAACGATTCCTACAGCCGCATCAGCCACCAGCGCAAGACGCCCGAAGGCTGGCTGATGAGCATCGCGCGCATGCAGGTGATGCATGGCCTCTCGATCAGCGATGACGATCGCCGCACCCTGGTCAAGTACCTCGCCGACACGCAGGGCCTGGCGCCCAGCGAGACGGACGGCGTGCGCTACGCCATGGAGCGCCGGCTGAACACCGTCGAGCAGTTCGACGATCAACTGAGCCAGATGTGCGGCCGCTGCCACTCCGGTGCCCGTGTCGCCCTGCAGCGCCGTCCCGCCAAGGAGTGGGAGCACCTGGTGAACTTCCACCTCGGCCAGTGGCCGTCCCTCGAATACCAGGCCCAGTCCCGCGACCGCGACTGGCTGGAGATCGCCCTCAAGGACACCGTGCCGGACCTGGCCAAGCGCTTCCCCCTGGAAAACCAGGCCTGGGCCGATTGGCAGAAGGCCAAGCCGAAGGCAGGCAGCTTGCCGGGGCAGTGGAGCTTCAGCGGCCATATGCTCGCCAAGGGGGATGTGCGCGGCGTGATGACGGTGACGGCCGGCGCTGGCGATACCTTCACGGTCGAGGTGAAGGGCCAGTACGCCGACGGCACGCCGTTCAACGGCAGCGGCTCGGCGATCCTCTACAACGGCTATGAGTGGCGCGGCAACCTGAAGGTCGGCGACACCAGCATGCGCCAGGTCTTCGCCGCCCTGAACGGTGAGATGAAGGGGCGCATGTTCGAGGCCGAGCACGACGAGCGTGGCCTGGACTTCAGTGCCGCGAAGGACGGCAACGCCAAGCTGCTGGCGGTGCAGCCGGGCCACCTCAAGGCCGGCAGCGAGGCCGAGCTGACCCTGGTGGGCAGCGGCCTGTCCGGCACGCCGGACTTCGGCTCGGGTGTGGACGTGGTGAAGGTGCTGGAAGTGTCCCCCAAGCAGATCCGCGTCAAGGTCAAAGCCGCTGCCGATGCGGCGCCGGGCATGCGCCACGTGGCCCTGGGTGAACTCAAGGGCGTTGACCTGGCCGTCTACAAGGACATCA contains:
- a CDS encoding aldehyde dehydrogenase family protein gives rise to the protein MSKVEILPQVAAFLERRHGCFIDGQWVLPEGPTTPVLNPATGETIAAVPDVPLVYLEQAVQSAHKAFKSRVWSGLRPADRERILLRFTALVEAHAEELAQLETLSQGKSINISRMLDVGATVEFMRYMSGWATKIEGQTLDVSIPIPPGSRFTAFARREPVGVVAGIVPWNFPLMITTWKLMPALACGCTVVIKPASETPLTALRLAELAVEAGIPAGVFNVITGGGSTVGNALASHPLISKVSFTGSTAVGKSVGVACMQHMTRFALELGGKNPMILLEDADVEKAMQGALLGGLLNNGQVCAAASRFYVHQSIYEQFVEGLAAAVKGLSIGPGMDQEAAINPLVSFKQQQNVLRHIDLARQEGARVVAGGERLDGDGFFVQPTVLADVNHAMTVAREEVFGPVLSVIPFTDEDAMIELANDSPYGLAASLWTNDLSKAMNLVPRIEAGTVWVNAHVLLDPNMPFGGVKQSGMGREFGRAVIEAYTELKSVCIAH
- a CDS encoding cyclase family protein translates to MKTFSRFALAALLPLAMQAASASGWYPSAYGPEDEIGAANLLTPDVVRQAVGLVKVGKTYPLAVPVDKNLPAFRHRSFRLYNVQVGQQAGKSLGPNKFTFNDELVNAWTGVGTQLNGIGHIGIDNLYYNGNRAADFVTVDGVTRLGVEKVPPMVTRGVVLDMTAHYGKAIVPGGTEFSVADIQAVLKKQGLALRKGDVVLFNTGWLELIGKDNEQFLGVEPGIGMEAAKWLADQGIVAFGGDTWASEVYPNPQGKDEFPVNQYMLAKRGIYNLELIDSRALVRDQAWEFLFVLGQPLYVGSTQVNVNPVAIR
- the dkgB gene encoding 2,5-didehydrogluconate reductase DkgB translates to MRVPPFGVGTFRLTGQTVIDSLRHALDLGYRAVDTAQIYGNEAEIGQAIAESGIERSELFITTKIWTDNYARNKLVPSLRESLKKLRTEYVDLTLIHWPAPGNGVELAEYMAALAEAKALGLTRQIGLSNFNIELTRQAIAAVGKGEIATNQIELSPYLQSRKLVAFLEEQGIAVTSYMTLAYGKVLQDPELAQIADKHQATIAQVALAWALQLGHAVIPSSTRRENLASNLLARELRLDADDMARIARLERNGREVDPKGLSPRWD
- a CDS encoding glutamine synthetase family protein → MSEPLLSFDELKKAVASGEIDTVLACMVDMQGRLVGKRFQAEFFVDSAFEETHCCNYLLADDIDMEPVPGYAAASWSKGYGDFVLKPDMGTLRRVPWLECTALVLCDVLDHHHREDLPHSPRAILRKQVARLAERGYVGMFASELEFYLFDESYEAIHRRNYSHPKTASHYIEDYSILQTTREEPVLRAIRKHLQACGVPVENSKGEWGPGQEEINVRYADALTMADRHVLIKHACKEIAHQQGKSITFMAKWRYDLAGSSCHVHSSLWDKRGKKPLFFDGRNEFGMSKLMRGWVAGQLSYASEITYFLAPYINSYKRFQAGTFAPTRAVWSRDNRTAGFRLCAEGSKSVRIECRIGGADLNPYLAFAALIAAGLAGIDEQLELGKPFEGDAYIDDQLPEVDKTLRDATAALKGSVMLRKAFGDEVVDHYVHTAEWEQKEYDRRITDWELQRGFERY
- a CDS encoding aldehyde dehydrogenase family protein; the protein is MLLDLPVLPQTRAFLNRPLKMLVGSEWQDAASGATMRFRNPATGEVLGEVPSATADDVDRAVQAARQAFDDSAWSRMRPRERQNLLWRLADLMERDAQELAELECLNNGKSAAVAQVMDVQLAIDFLRYMAGWATKIEGTTVDPSLPLMPNDQFHGYIRREAVGVVGAIVAWNFPLLLACWKLGPALATGCTLVLKPADETPLTALKLAELVLEAGYPAGVFNVVTGTGLNAGVALTRHPGVDKLTFTGSTEVGKQIGKAAMDNMTRVTLELGGKSPTIVMPDANLQEAAAGAATAIFFNQGQVCCAGSRLYVHRKHFDNVVADIAGIANGMKLGNGLDPSVQMGPLISAKQQDRVTGYIELGRELGATIACGGEGFGPGYFVKPTVIVDVDQRHRLVQEEIFGPVLVAMPFDDLDEAVRLANDNPYGLGASIWSNDLSAVHRMVPRIKSGSVWVNCHSALDPALPFGGYKLSGVGREMGAAAIEHYTELKSVLIKL
- the peaA gene encoding quinohemoprotein amine dehydrogenase subunit alpha — translated: MASLVFAQAQAAEEGPALLKSKCMGCHIPEGNDSYSRISHQRKTPEGWLMSIARMQVMHGLSISDDDRRTLVKYLADTQGLAPSETDGVRYAMERRLNTVEQFDDQLSQMCGRCHSGARVALQRRPAKEWEHLVNFHLGQWPSLEYQAQSRDRDWLEIALKDTVPDLAKRFPLENQAWADWQKAKPKAGSLPGQWSFSGHMLAKGDVRGVMTVTAGAGDTFTVEVKGQYADGTPFNGSGSAILYNGYEWRGNLKVGDTSMRQVFAALNGEMKGRMFEAEHDERGLDFSAAKDGNAKLLAVQPGHLKAGSEAELTLVGSGLSGTPDFGSGVDVVKVLEVSPKQIRVKVKAAADAAPGMRHVALGELKGVDLAVYKDISEVKVVPEFSIARVGENGGSTPKVQGRFEAEAWGKGADGQPYRIGYLPAKWSVEPFDERAREDEDVKYAGVMQKDGVFVPGGAGPNPERKMMTNNAGNLKVIAELEEGGHKGEGHLIVTVQRWNNPPLP